CGGAGCGTTAGCGGAGTGCCGCGATCGAGACCACTCCGCGGTGAGCGTCAACGTTCCCGCGGACGCCGCGGACGCCGTGGTCTCTTGAGCGGGTATGCCCACGGGTCGTCTGGCTCCGGCGGACGCTCGACGCGACCTTTCACCGGTCGGCCCGGATCACCGTCCGGCCGCGGTCGACGATCGGTCCGACGCGCGAGCTGCGGCAGCACCTCGTACTCGCCCCTGATCAACGCCTCGCGTTTCGCGCGTCCCCAGTTCTGCACCTGCTTCTCGAACTCGAACGCCGCCGCGATGCTGTCGAACTCGACGGCCCACACAAGCTGCACCGGACGGCGATGGCGAGTGTAGGCAGCACCGTTCGGGGAATGGTTGTGTTCCCAGATGCGCCGGTCCAGCTGCCACGTGCTTCCGCAGTAGTAGGAGCCGTCAGAGCACTCCACAATGTATGTGTACGGCATGGGGACAACTGTGCGGCTGGGGCTCCTGCGGGGCCAGCTTCGTTTACGCAGTTGTGGATGACGCGCTGGTGAGGGAGGCGCTGTGGACAGCCGTCGTGGGATGTGGTCTCGATCGCGGCACTCCGCTAACGCTCCGCACCTACTCGACCGCCGTTGGGGATGTGGTCTCGATCGCGGCACTCCGCTAACGCTCCGCACCTACTCGACCACCGTTGGGTGTGTGGTCTCGATCGCGGCACTCCGCTAACGCTCCGCACCTACTCGACCACCGTTGGGTGTGTGGTCTCGATGGCGGCACTCCGCTAACGCTCCGCACCTACTCGACCACCGTTGGGGATGTGATCTCGATCGCGCGCGGTCGCTGGCGCTCCGCACCTACTTGACCACCGTTGGGTGTGTGGTCTCGATGGCGGCACTCCGCTAACGCTCCGCACCTACTCGACCACCGTTGGGGATGTGATCTCGATCGCGCGCGGTCGCTGGCGCTC
This is a stretch of genomic DNA from Yimella lutea. It encodes these proteins:
- a CDS encoding GIY-YIG nuclease family protein, with translation MPYTYIVECSDGSYYCGSTWQLDRRIWEHNHSPNGAAYTRHRRPVQLVWAVEFDSIAAAFEFEKQVQNWGRAKREALIRGEYEVLPQLARRTDRRPRPDGDPGRPVKGRVERPPEPDDPWAYPLKRPRRPRRPRER